CAATTTCACCGAAGGCGAAATACTCATTGACAACCGGTCGGAGAATTATATCGGGGGCGACCGTAAGGAATTCGTTACATACGGATATACCGTCGACGGAAAAAAGGAGTTTCCGCTTCCCGAGGGCAATTATACGCTGACGGTGAGAATGGGGGCAGCGGCGGAACAGCAATCGTACCAGTTTAAAATAATACAAAAAAGAACTACGGTTCTGGATATAAGCTTTGATAACAAGAAAAATACCATTATAATCAGTCCTGGAAAGTAAAGGAGGTTCTATGTCACTTGGTATGCGAATAATTATGTATGGGTGTATCGGTATCGCTTCCGGGATTCTCTCATGGCCGTTTGCCGAGCTTGTCATTTTTTTCCAAAAGGATTTTCCGAACCTTCTTCTCTTCAGTATGGCAACGGGGGTGTCGATCGGAATTTTTATGGGAGGATGTTTCGGAATGAGTGAGGGAATCATTTCCATGTCAAAAGCCAAAATGATACCGGGGATTTTGACGGGGATTCTTTTCGGCGCTATCGGAGGTGCCGCGGGGTTATTGCTGGGTCAGTTTGTTCTTCTTTTAATCGGCACGACCTTTTTCAATTCCAATCTGTCGATCAAGACACTCGGAACCCCGCTATCGAAAGCGGTGGGATGGGCTTTGTTCGGAGCGCTTGTCGGGATGGGCGAGGGAATCAGAAGCAGGTCGTTCGCGAAGATCCGTAATGGCCTGATCGGCGGTTGTATCGGCGGTATTTTCGGCGGACTCGCCTTTGAATACCTGAAGCTGCTTCTCGAAGGGAATCCGGTCGCCCGGCTTGCGGGGTTGGTTCTCCTGGGACTCTGTATCGGAGTCTTCTATGGCTTTATCGAGATAAAGATGACCGACGCATCACTTTTCCTCCTGAACGGAAGTTACAAGGGAAGGGAATACCCCCTCACACAGCAATTGACGTCGATTGGATCTTCTCCGCTGACGGTTGTGAATCTTGAAGGTTATAAGAATATCGGGGAAGTACATTCGGAGATTACGAAAGAAAAGGATGGATTTTATCTTACCCAGGCGGGGACAAAGACAAACACCTTTGTCAATGACGAACAAACGGCGAAAAAGAAACTGGAAAACGGCGACATTATCCGGATTGGTACGGCCCAGTTTCTTTTCAAAAAAAAGGAGAGGGGATAAGATGAGAAAACGATTATGGTGTTTATTGGTTGTTATTGTTGCAGCCGTTCCGGTATTTGCGGATTCGGTATCGATTACACAGATCGATAATTCCCAGCTCATCGCGAACAACCGGGTAAAAGCATATGTCAGCGTCACGGACAATAACGGATACCCGATCAAGGATCTCACGAAGGATGATTTCCGTTTGTTCGAGGGAGGGAAAGAACGGGCCATCCTCGATTTCAGGAAAGGGGTGAATATCAACGAAGGCGTCAATCTTCTTCTCATTATCGACAATTCCGGCAGCATGTACGAAGACGCTTCCGGAAACGAGACGGAGAATCGGAACCAATGGAGGATCACCTATGCAAAAAACGCGGTTGCCTCCCTTCTGAAACAGATAAAGAACCCGCAGGACAGAGTGGGTTTCGCCACCTTCAATGTCAGGTTGCACAATGTGATCAATCCGACGGCGAACAAGGTGAAAATCGAGAAGGCCCTCGGCGATATCACCGTTCCCACGGGAGACGAACGTTATACGGAACTGTATGAATCACTGCATGAATCGATCCGTTTTTTCCAGACAGTCGGGGGGAGAAAGGTAATTATCCTTCTTTCGGACGGGGAGAATTACCAGTTGAAGGACAATCCGAATTATCCCGAACGCGCGGGGCTTGAGGGGGCGATCGAAGCGGCACAGAA
The sequence above is drawn from the Spirochaetales bacterium genome and encodes:
- a CDS encoding FHA domain-containing protein, which codes for MSLGMRIIMYGCIGIASGILSWPFAELVIFFQKDFPNLLLFSMATGVSIGIFMGGCFGMSEGIISMSKAKMIPGILTGILFGAIGGAAGLLLGQFVLLLIGTTFFNSNLSIKTLGTPLSKAVGWALFGALVGMGEGIRSRSFAKIRNGLIGGCIGGIFGGLAFEYLKLLLEGNPVARLAGLVLLGLCIGVFYGFIEIKMTDASLFLLNGSYKGREYPLTQQLTSIGSSPLTVVNLEGYKNIGEVHSEITKEKDGFYLTQAGTKTNTFVNDEQTAKKKLENGDIIRIGTAQFLFKKKERG